The following coding sequences lie in one Arthrobacter sp. PGP41 genomic window:
- a CDS encoding helicase HerA-like domain-containing protein translates to MANKTTAEKLATLRKGYTLEGATIELGAAIVDGELHKDAPVRLPLSMMNRHGLVAGATGTGKTVTLHMMAEQLSTAGVPVFLADIKGDLSGLATAAVGSEKLTARTEGIGQPWQGKTFPVEFLALGGDGNGVPVRATVSSFGPILLSRIMELNDTQESNLQLVFYFADKNGLELIDLKDLRAVIQFLTSAEGKDQLEELGGLSKATAGVILRELVSLEAQGLERFFGEPEFDTAELLRTAPDGRGVITCLELPTLQTKPMLFSTFLMWLLADLFEDLPEAGDLDKPKLVFFLDEAHLLFNDASKAFLEAITTTVRLIRSKGVGIFFVTQTPKDVPAEVLGQLANRVQHALRAFTPEDAKALKATVSTFPLSDYDLEETLTSAGIGEAVITVMNEKGAPTPVALTRLRAPESVMGPSDEALVRSTVAASALLAKYGTAVDNPSAFEKLSGKAAAPTGPAADGREGVPGAADIDAEARRIEEEILGRPSSRPAASGDGTRRTRAEEPREPRPEARDSMMGDLGDALGGGLKSMARSIGTQLGRELLRGVFGTSSRRRRR, encoded by the coding sequence ATGGCCAACAAAACCACAGCAGAGAAGCTTGCCACCCTCCGGAAGGGCTACACGCTGGAAGGCGCCACCATAGAGCTGGGAGCCGCGATCGTGGACGGCGAGCTCCACAAGGACGCGCCGGTGCGGCTGCCGCTTTCCATGATGAACCGGCACGGCCTCGTGGCAGGTGCCACCGGCACGGGCAAGACCGTCACGCTGCACATGATGGCCGAGCAGCTCTCCACCGCCGGCGTGCCGGTATTCCTGGCTGACATCAAAGGTGACCTCTCCGGGCTGGCCACCGCCGCCGTCGGCAGTGAAAAACTCACTGCGCGCACGGAGGGCATCGGGCAGCCATGGCAGGGCAAAACGTTCCCTGTGGAGTTCCTGGCCCTGGGCGGCGACGGCAACGGCGTCCCGGTGCGGGCTACGGTGTCCTCCTTTGGGCCCATCCTGCTCTCGCGGATCATGGAACTGAACGACACGCAGGAATCGAACCTGCAGCTTGTCTTCTATTTCGCGGACAAGAACGGCTTGGAACTCATTGACCTGAAGGACCTCCGGGCGGTGATCCAGTTCCTGACGTCGGCTGAGGGCAAGGACCAGCTCGAGGAACTCGGCGGGCTGTCCAAAGCCACCGCCGGGGTTATCCTGCGCGAGCTTGTAAGCCTTGAGGCGCAGGGGCTGGAAAGGTTCTTCGGGGAACCCGAGTTCGATACCGCGGAGCTGCTGCGGACCGCCCCGGACGGCCGCGGCGTCATCACCTGCCTGGAGCTGCCCACCCTGCAGACCAAGCCCATGCTGTTTTCCACCTTCCTGATGTGGCTGCTCGCCGACCTGTTCGAGGACCTCCCCGAGGCCGGCGACCTGGACAAACCCAAGCTGGTGTTCTTCCTCGATGAAGCCCACCTCCTCTTCAACGACGCCTCCAAGGCCTTCCTGGAGGCCATCACCACCACGGTCCGTCTCATCCGCTCCAAGGGCGTGGGGATCTTCTTCGTCACCCAGACCCCCAAGGACGTCCCCGCCGAGGTCCTGGGCCAGCTCGCCAACCGGGTGCAGCACGCCCTCCGCGCGTTCACCCCCGAGGATGCCAAGGCGCTGAAGGCCACCGTGTCCACCTTTCCGCTCAGCGACTACGACCTCGAGGAAACCCTGACGTCCGCCGGCATCGGCGAAGCCGTCATCACCGTCATGAATGAGAAGGGTGCCCCCACCCCCGTTGCGCTGACCCGCCTGCGGGCGCCCGAGTCCGTGATGGGTCCGAGCGACGAGGCTTTGGTCCGCAGCACCGTGGCGGCTTCAGCCCTGCTGGCCAAGTACGGAACGGCGGTGGACAATCCATCGGCCTTCGAAAAGCTTTCCGGGAAGGCTGCCGCTCCCACTGGGCCGGCTGCCGATGGCCGGGAGGGAGTTCCGGGCGCGGCCGACATCGATGCCGAGGCACGCCGGATCGAAGAAGAGATCCTCGGCCGGCCCAGCAGCCGGCCGGCAGCTTCCGGCGATGGCACGCGCCGCACCCGTGCGGAAGAGCCACGGGAACCACGGCCCGAAGCGCGCGACTCGATGATGGGAGATTTGGGTGATGCGCTGGGCGGCGGCCTGAAGAGCATGGCCAGGTCCATTGGCACGCAGCTTGGCCGCGAGCTGCTGCGCGGGGTGTTCGGCACGTCGTCCCGGCGGCGCCGCCGCTGA
- the ppgK gene encoding polyphosphate--glucose phosphotransferase, translating into MAGPSTDTTDVPSGLDFGIGIDVGGTWIKGAIINMGSGTPVGGVRRLRTPACGTVDAVANTLDQLIDELESESPGHSAPAVGVAIPSIVQHGVARSAANMDAGWIGLDVQAYLRERLGRPVCVVNDADAAGMAEAHYGVGKDKHGVVLVLTLGTGIGSALIVDGKLVPNFELGHLEVGGHKAESRASAVARENAGLNWIEYADRLQQYLSHVEFLFSPDLIIIGGGISECSNEYLPRLSLRAPVIPASLENSAGVVGAALQAAAA; encoded by the coding sequence ACGTGGATCAAGGGCGCAATCATCAACATGGGCAGCGGCACCCCGGTTGGCGGCGTCCGTCGCCTCCGGACACCTGCCTGCGGCACGGTTGATGCAGTCGCAAACACGCTGGACCAGCTCATCGACGAGCTCGAATCCGAAAGCCCCGGCCATAGCGCCCCTGCTGTCGGCGTCGCCATCCCCTCGATAGTCCAACACGGAGTGGCCAGGTCGGCAGCAAACATGGACGCCGGCTGGATCGGACTGGATGTTCAGGCCTACTTGCGGGAACGGCTTGGCCGGCCTGTTTGCGTGGTGAATGACGCCGACGCCGCTGGTATGGCAGAAGCCCATTACGGCGTCGGGAAGGACAAACACGGCGTTGTCCTGGTCCTCACGTTGGGAACGGGCATCGGATCAGCACTCATCGTTGATGGAAAGCTGGTACCCAATTTCGAGCTGGGGCACCTGGAAGTCGGCGGGCACAAGGCAGAATCCCGGGCATCGGCCGTCGCCCGCGAAAATGCAGGGCTCAACTGGATTGAGTACGCGGACCGGCTCCAACAGTACCTGTCACATGTGGAGTTCCTCTTCTCGCCCGACCTGATCATCATCGGTGGGGGAATTTCGGAATGCAGCAACGAATACCTGCCTCGCCTGTCACTGCGCGCCCCGGTCATCCCGGCCAGCCTGGAAAACTCTGCGGGCGTGGTGGGTGCTGCCTTGCAGGCAGCTGCAGCCTGA